A genomic region of Zea mays cultivar B73 chromosome 6, Zm-B73-REFERENCE-NAM-5.0, whole genome shotgun sequence contains the following coding sequences:
- the LOC100275523 gene encoding Beta-carotene isomerase D27, chloroplastic yields MARTARYPNRPRIAVAAVPPAAAEALSLFLSSFAPLPRPTMELCLAARAGTTAAACRRRAPTTTGVPKKKRHGGGTVRVRCAATAPMGEKTEYRDGPLERAFMGLFARKMEKYAAKKPAAQAKEERAVWEWDYESFVDVSRRVMLGRTRAQQQQAVREVLLSMLPPGAPAQFRRLFPPTRWACEFNAALTVPFFRWLVGPSEVVEVEVGGVRQRSGVRIEKCRYLESSGCVGMCVNMCKVPTQDFFTNEFGLPLTMNPNFEDMSCEMIYGQVPPPLEEDPASKQACYPSLCSMSTPSAPACPKLQ; encoded by the exons ATGGCACGCACGGCACGATATCCAAACCGGCCGCGGATAGCTGTGGCCGCCGTGCCACCTGCTGCTGCAgaggctctctctctctttctctccagCTTCGCGCCGCTGCCGCGACCTACCATGGAGCTCTGCCTCGCCGCGCGCGCCGGGACGACGGCGGCCGCGTGCCGGAGGAGGGCACCGACGACTACAGGCGTGCCGAAGAAGAAGAGGCACGGCGGCGGCACCGTGCGCGTACGGTGCGCGGCGACGGCGCCCATGGGGGAGAAGACGGAGTACCGGGACGGCCCGCTGGAGCGCGCGTTCATGGGGCTGTTCGCGCGCAAGATGGAGAAGTACGCGGCGAAGAAGCCGGCGGCGCAGGCGAAGGAGGAGAGGGCGGTGTGGGAGTGGGACTACGAGAGCTTCGTGGACGTGTCGCGGCGGGTGATGCTGGGGCGCACGCgcgcgcagcagcagcaggcggTGCGCGAGGTGCTGCTGTCCATGCTGCCCCCCGGCGCGCCGGCGCAGTTCCGGCGGCTGTTCCCGCCGACGCGGTGGGCCTGCGAGTTCAACGCGGCGCTGACCGTGCCCTTCTTCCGCTGGCTCGTCGGCCCCTCggaggtggtggaggtggaggtcggCGGCGTCCGGCAGCGCAGCGGGGTGCGCATCGAGAAGTGCCGGTACCTGGAGAGCAGCGGCTGCGTGGGGATGTGCGTCAACATGTGCAAGGTCCCCACGCAGGACTTCTTCACCAACGAGTTCGGGCTCCCCCTCACCATGAACCCAA ATTTCGAAGACATGAGCTGCGAGATGATATACGGCCAGGTGCCGCCTCCGTTGGAAGAGGACCCGGCGTCGAAGCAAGCTTGCTACCCGAGCCTCT GTTCCATGTCGACGCCATCTGCCCCGGCCTGTCCGAAGCTTCAGTAG
- the LOC103628973 gene encoding endoglucanase 19-like precursor has protein sequence METQSRLLVSLCAAVLLLLLLAPGLAAAFNYADALAKSIIYFEGQRSGKLPPGNRMAWRGDSGLSDGAQHNVDLVGGYYDAGDNVKFGLPMAFTTTMLAWSVADMGKFMGAELPHARAAVRWGADYLLKAATSTPGTLYVQVGDPAQDHRCWERPEDMDTARAVYAVGAGGAPGSDVAAETAAALAASAVALRRADPAYAARLVRAAVLAFELADRHRGSYSAGALSSAVCPFYCSYSGYEDELLWAAAWLHRASGNATFMAYVRANGAQDGAGDDDYSFSWDDKRIGTKVLLARAVLRRDRGRNLPGLQPYKAHSDSYICSLVPGASGFQAGQYTPGGLLYREGSSNMQYVTATTFLLLAYAKYLRSAGATAACGGGRGEVAPAELVALAKRQVDYILGKNPAGTSYMVGFGDRYPRRLHHRGASMPSVRAHPARIGCDQGFAYLHSAAPDANVLVGAVVGGPDARDGFVDDRDSYGQTEPATYINAPLVGVLAYFAGTTKY, from the exons ATGGAGACCCAGAGCAGGTTGCTCGTCAGCCTGTGCGCCgccgtgctgctgctgctgctcctcgCTCCGGGCCTCGCCGCTGCCTTCAACTACGCCGACGCGCTCGCCAAGTCAATCATCTACTTCGAGGGCCAGCGCTCCGGCAAGCTGCCGCCGGGCAACCGCATGGCCTGGCGCGGCGACTCCGGCCTCAGCGACGGCGCCCAGCACAAT GTGGACCTGGTGGGCGGGTACTACGACGCCGGCGACAACGTCAAGTTCGGCCTGCCCATGGCGTTCACCACCACGATGCTGGCGTGGAGCGTGGCGGACATGGGCAAGTTCATGGGGGCCGAGCTGCCGCACGCCAGGGCCGCCGTGCGCTGGGGCGCCGACTACCTGCTCAAGGCCGCCACGTCGACCCCGGGCACGCTCTACGTCCAGGTGGGCGACCCGGCGCAGGACCACCGGTGCTGGGAGCGGCCGGAGGACATGGACACAGCGCGGGCCGTGTACGCCgtgggcgccgggggcgcgccgggcTCCGACGTGGCCGCCGAGACGGCCGCGGCGCTGGCGGCGTCCGCCGTTGCGCTCCGCCGCGCCGACCCGGCGTACGCGGCCCGCCTGGTCCGCGCCGCAGTGCTGGCGTTCGAGCTCGCCGACCGCCACCGGGGCTCCTACAGCGCGGGGGCGCTCAGCTCCGCGGTCTGCCCGTTCTACTGCTCCTACTCCGGGTACGAGGACGAGCTGCTGTGGGCGGCCGCGTGGCTGCACCGCGCCTCTGGCAACGCCACCTTCATGGCGTACGTGCGCGCCAACGGCGCCCAGGACGGCGCGGGGGACGACGACTACTCCTTCAGCTGGGACGACAAGCGCATCGGCACCAAGGTGCTGCTGGCCAGGGCCGTCCTGCGCCGGGACCGGGGCCGGAACCTCCCGGGGCTGCAGCCCTACAAGGCGCACTCCGACAGCTACATCTGCTCGCTGGTGCCCGGCGCCAGCGGGTTCCAGGCCGGGCAGTACACCCCGGGCGGGCTCCTCTACCGTGAAGGCAGCAGCAACATGCAGTACGTGACGGCGACCACGTTCCTGCTGCTGGCGTACGCCAAGTACCTCCGGTCCGCCGGCGCCACCGCGGCGTGCGGCGGCGGGCGGGGCGAGGTGGCCCCCGCGGAgctggtggcgctggcgaagcgCCAGGTGGACTACATCCTGGGGAAGAACCCCGCCGGGACGTCCTACATGGTGGGGTTCGGGGACCGGTACCCGCGCCGGCTGCACCACCGCGGCGCGTCCATGCCGTCGGTGCGCGCGCACCCGGCAAGGATCGGCTGCGACCAGGGGTTCGCGTACCTGCACTCGGCGGCGCCCGACGCCAATGTGCTGGTGGGCGCCGTCGTGGGCGGGCCCGACGCGCGCGACGGATTCGTCGACGACCGCGACAGCTACGGCCAGACCGAGCCCGCCACCTACATCAACGCGCCGCTCGTCGGCGTGCTCGCTTACTTCGCCGGCACCACCAAGTATTGA